Part of the Companilactobacillus zhachilii genome is shown below.
TACAGCAGCTTATTAAGCATCTCAATCTAGATTCAGAAATCAATTGGGATTGGTACATCTTACTAGTGGCAAAAACTGGATTAAGGTTTGCAGAAGCTCTTGCTCTGACACCTAAAGATTTTGATTTTACTAAACAATTATTAAATATTAATAAAACTTGGAACTACCGTTCCACAACTGGCGGATTTCAACCAACAAAAAATTCATCATCAATTAGAAAAGTCCAAATTGATTGGCAGTTGGCAATGCAATTTTCGAAAATGATAAGTAACACACCAGTAGATAAACCAATTTTTGTAAATCAACGTATTTTTAATTCAACTGTTAATAAACGACTTGAAGTTCTTTGTAAGAATGCTAATATTCCAATAATTACGGTTCATGGACTCAGACATACTCATGCATCCTTGCTCTTGTTTGCTGGTGTGTCGATTGCTAGTGTTGCTCAGAGATTGGGACATGCTAATATAACTACTACTCAAAGTACGTATTTACATATTATTCAGGAATTACAGACGCAGGATAACGAAAAAATAATGTTTCAAATGTCTAAATTGATGTAATAAATTTAGAACTTAGTTTTTATGAAAAAATTAAACTAACAATTTTTGCGTATAATATTTTTTCATATTTTTGTACAACGATAGTTGCTTTTTTGCAGTATATAAACAAAAATCTATTTTACTAAATATTTTTCCGATTTTAATTTGTTCTTCCTTTTTGGATATATTTATTGGTATTTTTTTTATTTCATTCTTATTTATCTTTCTAGGAAAGGCGACCTGTAACGTTCGCTTCCAAATTTCTCTTTGAACGGCTGGACTAGATATACAATAATTTAAAAATAAAGAATCAGTATCTTTTTTTTGCAATAAAGCCAAACTTACATAATAAGCAATATTTCCATTATAGTTAACGACATTTGTAGTACCAACATCTCCGATACGTGTCATTAAAATATCACTAGCCTTTGGACTTATTTTAAAGTCTTTTTTAAAATCCATTTCGGATATAAATTTTTTAGAATGCAATGTTCTTATATCTTCTACAGATAAAAACATTACACCCTCTTTGGTGTAAGAAGGTGTTTGATGTGTTCCATCAAAAATATTAGTTATCTTACCTAACTTATGCTGTTCCCAATCTCCACTAAAATCAGCAAATCTCACATTAGGAATCTTTTCCCCATCTGAGGGGAAAAGATTCTGTAATAAATACTTTTTTAAACTTTCGTACATCGTTAATTTTTTTCTGCTTAAAATAATTATTTTATCCGCTGTTTTCAATAGATCACTAATATCATCCTGTTCCTTTAAAGATGGTAACATAAGGTCCATTTTTGCCATTTGTTTACCAGAAACTTCTATAAAGGTTGATCCAGCACCGTTAATCTCGCCATATTTTTTTAACTTTGAGGTGAGAGAAAAAATATAGTAACTTTTGAGTAATTTTAAGTTTGGTACTATTGATTGAAATCCCTGATTAGTTGTACTAGTTTTTTTTAAAATTGCAGTTTTTCCTATACCGGCACGAGAAGTAAATAATACTGTTCCAACGGGAAGTAATTGAGCAGAACTATTATCTAAACCACTACTTGTAATTTTCTTTTCACTTTGTTTTAAGTAAGTTCTGTCGCCTATTTCTGATGGTGTATACCAATCAATCTCTCCATCCCAGTAATTAGAAACTTTTGTACTTGGAGTACCTCCCCCTACAATTTTAGCCACTTCTCCTAACTTACGCAGTTCCCAATCGATGTAAGTGATAAAACCCTGTAGGTTCAGGATAAATATAATCAATAAAAAATGATATTTTATTGATAGGAACCTATTATTATTTAACGAAGAATATTGTGTTTCTGAGTACATATATTATTTCGCTATCGAAGGTATTTCTGTTAGATTGTATTGATTTCCTTATAAAATGATATTAAAAAATGGCCTTATATTCTGAACGAACAGAGTATAGGGCCATTTTTTATATGTAGAGGGAAGAATCAACAATTTTTATAGCAAGTGAATGCCATTTTCATCACATTTCTTACGTAAATCTTCAGGCCAAACAGCAGCTTGCACTTCACCAACGTGAGCTTTACCGAGCAATAACATACATAGACGTGATTGTCCGATACCACCACCGATTGTATATGGTAGTTCGCCAGCTAGTAACATTTTATGGAATGGCAATGAAGCACGATCTTCGGCATGAGCCATCTTCAATTGTTCTCTCATTGATTCTTCACTAACACGGATACCCATACTTGAGATTTCCAAAGCCTTTTGTAGAGGTTCGTACCAGAATAAGATATCACCGTTTAGTTTCCAGTCATCGTAATCAGGGGCACGGCCATCATGACGTTTGCCACTCTTCATTGGTCCACCGATTTGCATTAAGAAGACACAGCCTAATTCTTTACAAATAGCATCTTCACGTTCCTTAGGTGTCTTGTCAGGCCAACGGTCTTCGAGTTCTTGTGTTGTTACAAAGTGAATTTCGTCTGGTAAGTGGTGGACAGCCTTAGGGAATTTGTACCAAACTTCGTGTTCCATATGTTTGATAACTTTGAAAATTTGACGAACTGTACTTTCCAAAGTTGCAGTTGTACGTTCATCTTTAGCAATGATTTTTTCCCAATCCCATTGGTCGACGTAAATTGAGTGAATGTTATCAAGATCTTCATCTTTTCTGATAGCGTTCATGTTAGTATAAATACCTTCATGCATGCCAAAATGATAACGTTTCAAAGCTAGACGTTTCCATTTAGCCAATGAGTGAACGATTTCGATTGTTTCACCAGGAATACCTTTCATAGTAAAGGAAACAGGGGATTCGACACCATTAAGGTTATCGTTCAATCCAGTACCTTTTTCGACCATCATTGGTGCTGATAGACGTGATAAATTTAATTCTTTACCAAATTCATCTTGAAATGTTTCACGAATGTATTGGATAGCTTTTTGTGTTTCTTTCACTGATAGTTTTGGATCATAGTCCTTAGGTATAATCAAATCCATAATAATTTCCTCCATGATTTCGATCAATCGATCGTTTTTAATTGAATAAATGCAAAATAAAAAAAGTCTTTCATTCCAGTTATTAACTTAATAATAACTGGGACGAAAGACTTTTCGCGGTACCACCCAAGTTGTCTATATAAAAATAGACCACCTCAATAAGAGCACTAACATGCTCCACCGCTGGTAACGTACCGGTTAACGTCTGAACTTACTTTGATTGCTCATTTTAGCCAGAAACATAAGAAAGTGTTATTCGGATAATCCATTTACTAATTGGGTTCTCACCATTCCCAACTCACTGTTAGTGTGGAAAATCTTACTCCTCTTTCTCGTCGTTTTTATCTTGTGACACTTATATTAGCATGTTTTTAAAAAATGTAAATAATAAAATTTGGATTTTATTAATTTTTATATGATTTATTAGATTGCCTTTAATGTAGAAATAAGTTTATTTCGGAACAGTAAAATATTACAAAAAAGGAGCATTCGCATAGGCTAAGTAAAAATAGAAGATTAATTTTCTGTTTTTATCAAGGTATAATATAAGCATGTTATATTTTTAAGTCGTAATTGGGGGTATTATGAAAAGAATTAGTTTGACCCGTAGGTCTAAATTTTTGATTATTCTTTTAGGATATTTGATTATTGCTAGTATTATGTATTTTGTTTTTCAAAATAAAAGTATTTGGTACGGTGATGATGTTTACTATCAGTTTCAACGGATTCAAGGGATTAGTAAATTGCTAAAAGAAGGACTGTTTCCATCTATTTCAACCATTAATTTTGGTGAAATAGGTTATGCGGTTAATATTTTTTATCCATGGATAACCTTGCTGCCGTTTGGAATTGTTTCTTTATTTAATAGCAATCCGATTTCGGCATTTTATATGGCGCTTTTCTTTTATTTCTTGGTGTCATTGTTAATTAGCCACTATTCGATGTATGAATTTTCAGGTTCACATTTTCAAGCTGTGATTTTTACCTTAATTTATAATTTTAGTACATATCGATTGATTGATTTATTGAGTCGGGCAGCCTTAGCAGAGTACATTGCGACAATCTTTTTGCCGCTTTGTTTCTTAGGCTTTTATGAAACATTTTTTAGAAATTATCATAAGTGGTATTTATTCGCCTTAGGCTTTAGTGCTATTGTTTTAACACATGTTTTGACAACTTTTATGACTATTTTGATTTTCATCGTTTTCTTATTGATTAATTTTATGAGAATCAAGCCATTTAAAAAACATGCGGCGGCAGTAGTTAAAGCTGTTATAACAACAATTTTGTTGACGTCATTATATACAGGACCGTTTATTTTAGAAGAATTATTTCAAAAATTTCCTAAACCAGATCCACAAATTTTGAAAGGCTTGGAATTAGCCAAATTTCTGAAAGTTACTTTGCAAAGCAATGCCAGTCGGTTTGTTGAAGGAAATTTGTATAATCCTGGATTAGTAATTTTAGTTATCTTAATTGCGGGTATATTTTACTTCAGAAAATTTAATCGAATAAATAAGCAAATATATTCAGCGGGGTTATTGATTTTCTTGATTTCGACGAATTTATTTCCTTGGCATATTCTGCAAAATACGCCGATCAGTGTAATTCAGTATCCGTATCGATTGTTGATTTTTGCGACATTATTTGCGGCAGTTAGTGGTTCACTGATAATTAAAACAGTGGTGCAGAATGATGATTCAGAACGTCAATGGTTAGTTGCTTCGTTGTGTGGAGTTTTGATGTTTGGGATTTGGTTTGGCTCTTTCAAAATGGCAACAACTAATTCGCTGATTTCTGATCCTAAAGGCATGATTGATAGTTCAATGATCAAAGAGGACCGGATTCCAGATTCCTATTTGAATCAATACGTTCCGAAAGAAACTTTGAATTATTTGTCTTCAGTTACGGAACATCAGATGTATGTTAATAATAAAATTGTGACAGCTATTCCTCGAGATAATCGTGATACTGGGGTTATAGATGTTAAAAATCTTCGGCAAGGGGACGACGTCAATTTGCCAGTGATCCGTTATCGATTGACGAGAGTTTCAGTTAATGGAAAACCAGTTCCATTTTGGACTAGTACTAGGGGAACGATTGAATTCAAGGTTAAACAAAGTAACCGACATAATCGAATTGTTATTTCTTATGGTAGTAAAAAATTATATGCCGGTTTGGCCTGCTTAACGATTGTTGGATTTTTGGTTATTGTAGTTGATGTTTTCTTGAGACGTCGTTTATTGATGATTAAAGAATTGGATATATAAAAAAGAAGCCAATTAGGCTTCTTTTTTAGTGCATTAATAAAGTAACAAAATTAAATAATAATTTTCCGCCGTACAAAATAATAATTACGCCACAAACCAAGTTAATGATCCGCAAAACTTTAGCGTTAAATTTATCTTTGAATTTGTGGACAACGGCGTTCAAAACAATAAACCAAAGCGCCGAGGCAATTCCCACTCCGGCAATAAAAATTGGATAGCTATAATCAGGTAAAGTAACTTGAAATGCTCCCAGCATCATTGATCCGTCAATAATAGCTTGTGGATTGAACCAAATTACAACAAAAGCCGAAGTTATAGTTTTAAAAAGTGTCATTTCTGGATTTGCTTCAGCGCTAATATCAGTTGTTTGAGCGCGCAAGAGATTAATTCCCATATAGATGACGATCAAACTACCTATTAGTAAAATTGCTAATTGCAGCCACTCAAATTTTTTCATAACTGCACCGATACCAAAAAAGCAAGCGAAGGCGAGTGATATGTCAAAAATAATGATAATTAATGTTGTTAAAAATGATTTACGACGTGTTTGTGTTAATGCCGCATTGATGACAAAAAGATTTGCCAAACCAATTGGAGCATCATAAGCAATTCCCATTGTTAACCCTTGTAAAAAGAAGTTCATGATTAGTCCCCTTTACCAACCAAATAATATGTTATATATTGACTACAACACTGATTATATTGGTATCGGGATAAAATGTAACCAACCAAAAATATACTTTTTACCCAGCCAAAAAGGAGATAGCTATGAAACGAGTGCGCCCAATCCAAATTGCTTGGAAACCCAATAAGCAAATTTCTATCCCAGTTTATCGGCAAATTGTTCAATATATTTGTGATAAAGTCGCTAATGGTGAATGGCCAATCGGTTCAAGATTACCATCACAACGGGCTTTAGCAGAATCATTTTCAGTCAATCGGAGTACTATTTCTACTGCAATTGATGAATTAACCTCATATGGAATCATTGCCGGTAAGTCTGGCGCTGGGACTCAAATTGTTAGTAATACCTGGGCTCTGATGCTACCAACCAAACCAAGTTGGAAGAAATTGATTTCATCTGGCTCCTTACAAGAGAATAATCGTCGTATGCAGCAAATTAATCGTCTAGAATTTGCACCTGATATTGTTCGATTGGGAACGGGGGAGTTGGATCCGAGATTATTTCCACAAAAAATGTGGACAGAGGTTTTGCAAAAAATGAGTGTTGAAATAACTTCGTTAGGATATGCCGAACCATTGGGAATCATGGAGTTGCGCCAAGCCATTGTTGAACATATGCGACAGTTTGGAATCAATGTTTCAACCAAAAATATTTTAATAACCTCAGGAGCATTGCAAGGATTGCAGTTAATTGCATCATGTATGTTGAAAGACGGAAGTACTGTTTTTACAGAGGCACCGACATATTTGAAGTCACTTCAAATGTTTCAATCAGCGGGATTGAACTTAAAAGGTATACCCATGGATCATGATGGTTTGGAGTATTGGCAAATTGAGAAGCAGTTGCATTTTGATGAATCGTCGATTTTATACACTATTCCGACCAATCAAAATCCAACAGGAATTACGATGAGTAACATACGTCGTAAAGAATTAATGAATTTTTGTATTAAAAATCGTTTGCCGATTATTGAAGATGGAGCGTATCAAGAACTGTGTTTTGATGACGAAATAGCTGTGCCATTGAAAGCTATTGATGAAAATGGAATGGTGATGTACTTAGGTAGTGCTTCGAAAACCTTAGCACCTGGATTGAGAATCGGTTGGGTAATTGCATCCGAACCAGTTATTCAACGACTGGGCGATGCTAAAATGCAAATGGATTACGGGGCAAGTTCGTTGTCACAGTTAGTGTTTGCGGAATTTTTGAAAAGTGGTAAATATGGTCAATATTTAGCCAATCTGAAGCAAGTTTTAAAGAAACGACGAGATAATGCATTGGCAACATTGGGTAAATATTTCGAGGATATCGCTGTTTGGGATATTCCGATTGGAGGTTTTTATATTTGGTTGACCTTCAATGAAGACGTTGAAGTTGATGGTTTGTTTGAAAAAGCTCTTGATAAAGGAATTCTTTTGAATCCTGGTGATATTTATGATTTTAAACATAATCGGTCATTAAGATTATCATTTGCTTATGTTACTTGTGAGGAATTTTGAAGTCTATGAATGATTTGCTGATGTCAATTCCAAAATAGTTCAAGTATTATAGAATGTTTTACTTAATTAGATCATATAGTATCCTTGAATAAGGAATCGAATAATAACTGAATAGATATGTTTTTAAATGATTTTGTAGAAGAAAAAAATAAAAAGAAAAATATTAGATGCTTTATAATTGGTTCTTCCCCTGATGGAAAATTATTATTTGGGTTATAGAAACTATAGGATGAAAATTTTATTCTATAGTTTTTTTTATTATTAATAAAAGCGTTTACATTTTGAGGTAATCATTATATAATGATTTTGTTCAAAACATGAAACGTTTCAAGTTAATGAAACATAGTTATTACGCAATTATATTGGAGTATACCAAAATAACTTAAAACGTTTTAAAATTCTTAGGAGGAATTTAAATATGTCTGTAGTATTAGCTAGAATAGATCAACGTTTGATTCATGGAATTACGGTAAATCAATGGAATCGTGAACTACATCCAAAACGTTTCATGGTTGTTGATGACGAAGTTAGTCAAAATGAAATGGTTAAAGCTAGCATGAGGATGAGTAAACCCGCCGGAACGGGGATGTCCATTATTAATACTGAAAAAGCTATCAATAATTTTAAAGCTGGTAAATATGATTCGCATACAGTATTTATTATTGCTAAAGAACCAAGCACCATTTTGGATTTGATTAATGGTGGCGTTGATATTCCCGAAGTTAATGTTGGGGCACTATTTGAAGAAGATAATCGGGTACCATATACGAAGCGTGTTGCATTGAATAAAGAAGAAGTTGAAGTTTTAAAGGCAATTGCAGAAAAGGGTATCCCTGTATTCTTTGAATATACTCCAGATGACGATGACAAAGTTTCACTTACAGATGTTTTAAAGAAGAAGGGAGAGAATTAGTATGCCAGTCTTTCTACAAAATGTTTTAGTAATCCTTTTAGCCGCATATATGGCTTGGGATAATGGTACAGGTAATCAAGTTACAGGTAATTGGCCAGTTATTATTGGTATGCTCGTTGGATTGATTATGGGGGATGTCAGTGTAGGGTTAGTTATCGGTGGTACATTGCAATTGATGTCTCTTGGTGTTGCAGCCATTGGTGGTTCTTCGATTCCTGAGTACGGTGTTGCTACGATTGTAGGTGTGTTTCTAGCAATTAGAACAGGTGCAAGTACTGGTACTGCAATTGCTGTAGGTTTGCCAGTTGGAATGTTAACACTACAATTTGATGTCATTATGAAAATTATTAATAATTTTTTCGCACATTGGTCACAAAGATTATTACATGAGAAGAAATTTGAAAAAATGGATTTGGTTTTTTATCTAACAGTTTTCTGTTGGATGCTTAAATATGTAATTCCTATTACACTGGTTGTCTTGTTTGGTACTCCCATCGTTAAGGCTGTGCTACATATTATTCCAACTTGGTTTACAAATGGATTAACCATTGCCGGAGGAATGTTACCAGTTGTTGGTATTGGTATGTTATTACGTTACATGCCGGTTAAGAAGTATCTAACATATTTGATTTTAGGATTCGTGGCTGCAGCATACGTTAAAATTCCAGTTTTGGGTATTGCCCTTATTGGTGGAGCAGCAGCTTATGCTATTTACAGACATAACGCTGAGAAGCTGACACAACAATCAGTTGCTGCTACAGAAAATGATGTCCAAGATGACGAAGGAGACGATTTTGATGAGTAACAATACACAGACAGAAACAAACAATAAATTGACAATTAAAGAACGTAAAAATATGTTTCGTCGTTGGATCTTCTTTGCTGGATTAGGATATAATTTTGAATCACAACAGGCACCAGCTGTAGCATTTTCAATGCGCAAGGCTTTAAGAAAAATTTATCCAAACGATGATGAATATATTGCAGCAATGGATAATCACTATAAATATTTTAATGCTACCCCTCAAATGGGTAATGTAATCTTAGGTGCTACT
Proteins encoded:
- a CDS encoding PLP-dependent aminotransferase family protein codes for the protein MKRVRPIQIAWKPNKQISIPVYRQIVQYICDKVANGEWPIGSRLPSQRALAESFSVNRSTISTAIDELTSYGIIAGKSGAGTQIVSNTWALMLPTKPSWKKLISSGSLQENNRRMQQINRLEFAPDIVRLGTGELDPRLFPQKMWTEVLQKMSVEITSLGYAEPLGIMELRQAIVEHMRQFGINVSTKNILITSGALQGLQLIASCMLKDGSTVFTEAPTYLKSLQMFQSAGLNLKGIPMDHDGLEYWQIEKQLHFDESSILYTIPTNQNPTGITMSNIRRKELMNFCIKNRLPIIEDGAYQELCFDDEIAVPLKAIDENGMVMYLGSASKTLAPGLRIGWVIASEPVIQRLGDAKMQMDYGASSLSQLVFAEFLKSGKYGQYLANLKQVLKKRRDNALATLGKYFEDIAVWDIPIGGFYIWLTFNEDVEVDGLFEKALDKGILLNPGDIYDFKHNRSLRLSFAYVTCEEF
- the asnA gene encoding aspartate--ammonia ligase, encoding MDLIIPKDYDPKLSVKETQKAIQYIRETFQDEFGKELNLSRLSAPMMVEKGTGLNDNLNGVESPVSFTMKGIPGETIEIVHSLAKWKRLALKRYHFGMHEGIYTNMNAIRKDEDLDNIHSIYVDQWDWEKIIAKDERTTATLESTVRQIFKVIKHMEHEVWYKFPKAVHHLPDEIHFVTTQELEDRWPDKTPKEREDAICKELGCVFLMQIGGPMKSGKRHDGRAPDYDDWKLNGDILFWYEPLQKALEISSMGIRVSEESMREQLKMAHAEDRASLPFHKMLLAGELPYTIGGGIGQSRLCMLLLGKAHVGEVQAAVWPEDLRKKCDENGIHLL
- a CDS encoding PTS mannose/fructose/sorbose/N-acetylgalactosamine transporter subunit IIC — its product is MPVFLQNVLVILLAAYMAWDNGTGNQVTGNWPVIIGMLVGLIMGDVSVGLVIGGTLQLMSLGVAAIGGSSIPEYGVATIVGVFLAIRTGASTGTAIAVGLPVGMLTLQFDVIMKIINNFFAHWSQRLLHEKKFEKMDLVFYLTVFCWMLKYVIPITLVVLFGTPIVKAVLHIIPTWFTNGLTIAGGMLPVVGIGMLLRYMPVKKYLTYLILGFVAAAYVKIPVLGIALIGGAAAYAIYRHNAEKLTQQSVAATENDVQDDEGDDFDE
- a CDS encoding LysE/ArgO family amino acid transporter — translated: MNFFLQGLTMGIAYDAPIGLANLFVINAALTQTRRKSFLTTLIIIIFDISLAFACFFGIGAVMKKFEWLQLAILLIGSLIVIYMGINLLRAQTTDISAEANPEMTLFKTITSAFVVIWFNPQAIIDGSMMLGAFQVTLPDYSYPIFIAGVGIASALWFIVLNAVVHKFKDKFNAKVLRIINLVCGVIIILYGGKLLFNFVTLLMH
- a CDS encoding PTS sugar transporter subunit IIB, with the protein product MSVVLARIDQRLIHGITVNQWNRELHPKRFMVVDDEVSQNEMVKASMRMSKPAGTGMSIINTEKAINNFKAGKYDSHTVFIIAKEPSTILDLINGGVDIPEVNVGALFEEDNRVPYTKRVALNKEEVEVLKAIAEKGIPVFFEYTPDDDDKVSLTDVLKKKGEN
- a CDS encoding site-specific integrase, whose amino-acid sequence is MSKIKSTQLFHEYYEEWINLYKVNAIRTITLNKYYMSLKWIIKLAPNLRLCDLTRRSYQELINDYALEHEKQTTKDFHHQIKSAILDAIDEGLIEQNPTRKIIIKGKKPAEKKPKFLNEYELQQLIKHLNLDSEINWDWYILLVAKTGLRFAEALALTPKDFDFTKQLLNINKTWNYRSTTGGFQPTKNSSSIRKVQIDWQLAMQFSKMISNTPVDKPIFVNQRIFNSTVNKRLEVLCKNANIPIITVHGLRHTHASLLLFAGVSIASVAQRLGHANITTTQSTYLHIIQELQTQDNEKIMFQMSKLM
- a CDS encoding restriction endonuclease subunit S translates to MAKIVGGGTPSTKVSNYWDGEIDWYTPSEIGDRTYLKQSEKKITSSGLDNSSAQLLPVGTVLFTSRAGIGKTAILKKTSTTNQGFQSIVPNLKLLKSYYIFSLTSKLKKYGEINGAGSTFIEVSGKQMAKMDLMLPSLKEQDDISDLLKTADKIIILSRKKLTMYESLKKYLLQNLFPSDGEKIPNVRFADFSGDWEQHKLGKITNIFDGTHQTPSYTKEGVMFLSVEDIRTLHSKKFISEMDFKKDFKISPKASDILMTRIGDVGTTNVVNYNGNIAYYVSLALLQKKDTDSLFLNYCISSPAVQREIWKRTLQVAFPRKINKNEIKKIPINISKKEEQIKIGKIFSKIDFCLYTAKKQLSLYKNMKKYYTQKLLV